A window of Hymenobacter siberiensis genomic DNA:
GGCAGCGCCCTGTACTTTACCTGGAGTCATTTATTCCTGTCGCGGCGCAAACTACTGGACTTCAAACGGTTTGGCATAGCCGCGCAAAACCGCGCCAAGGTATTACAGCTCATCAACGGCGTGTATGAGATAAAAATCAACGACTGCGGCGTGCAGAAGGTCTGGGAATGGGAGAGCATTCAGGCCAAGCTCTTTCACTTCAACGTGCGCTCGCTGGCCCTCACGCAGTACCAGCAGGTCGGAGCCACGTTCATCAACCAGGCCAAAAACGTCCTCATTCTGTTCGTGGCGGCCCGCCTGGTGATGAACCAGCAGATGAGCTTAGGGGATATGATGGCCGTTCAGTTCATCGTGGGGCAGATGAATGGACCGATTGCGCAGCTGGCCACCTTCATGCAAACCTACCAGGATGCCAAAGTGAGCCTGGAACGCCTGGGGCAGGTACACATGCTCGACGATGAAGAGGATGCCACCAAGGATTATGTGCCGGAGCTACCCGCCCGGCGGGGGCTACACCTCGAGCAACTCTCGTTTGTGTATCCGGGAGCGGGCAACCAGCCCGTGCTCAAGAACCTCTCCTTTTCTGTGCCGGCCGGCAAAACCACCGCCATTGTCGGGGCGAGCGGCAGCGGTAAAACCACGCTCCTCAAGCTGTTACTACGCATCTGCAACCCTACCACGGGGCAGGTGCTGGTGGATGCGCTGCCCCTGGAGCGGCTCAGTCCTCAACACTGGCGCCAGCACTGCGGTATTGTGATGCAGGACGGCTTTATTTTTTCCGATACCATCGGTAATAACATTGCCATCAATGCCGAGTACCGCAACCAGGCGGCCCTGGCCCATGCCCTGCACGTAGCCAACCTCGACCAGTACGTGAACAGCCTCCCCCTGGGCCTGCACACCAAAATTGGCGAAGACGGCAAGGGCCTGAGCGGGGGGCAGCGCCAACGGGTGCTGATAGCCCGCATGGTGTACAAAAACCCCGACTATATTTTTCTGGACGAAGCCACCAGCGCCCTAGATGCCCACAACGAGCGGGTGATTATGGAGCGGCTGAATGCCTTTTTCCAGGGCAAAACGGTGGTCATCGTTGCGCATCGGCTCAGTACCGTCAAAAATGCCGACAACATTATTGTCCTCCACAATGGCGAAGTCCGGGAGCAGGGCAGCCACGAGGAACTTGTCAGCAACCGGGGCTACTACTTCGAGCTTATTAAAAATCAGCTCGAGCTAGGCAACTAAGCAATTACACCACCACCCCCTTTCTCCTACGCCGATGAGCCGCACCCTCCAGCACTTCGTCGACCAATTGGTCGCCCTGCCCAGGCCCCCCGCCAATGCCCGGCGCGAACTCTCGCTCGATACGCAGGCGCTTTTCTCCGCATTGCTAACCAATGAATTTCAGGCGCAGTACGGTGCCGCCGGCTTTGCCCAGGCCGATGCGGTGATGCGCCAATTCAACGAAGGAGTGTTGCTGTGCCGCCAGGACCAGCTGGCCGCCGCCCTGGCCGAGCTACAGCGCGGCGACGAACAATTGGCCGCCCTGCCAGCGGCGCTGATACCTTACACTTCACTGTTTCAGCTTTCGGGCTGGGGCAACTATTACTACAAAGCCGGCGAAGGCGAGCGGGCGGTAGCGCTGCTCTGCCAGGGCCTGCAACTGAGTATCGAGCTCGAGCAGCAGGGCCACCACGCCCTCATCTACCGGCGCATCGAGCAGCTGCAAAACATTGCCACCATCTATGGCAAGCAGCAGCAGTACGAAGCCGCCATCGGGCTGCTGACCAGCACGGCGACGTTCATTCACGCGGGGCAGGCCACGGGGCTATTTGTTGCCGATTGGGATGCCGCTCGTTTGCGGCAGGTGCAGGCCTTGCAGGAAACCACGCTTTTCAACGTGTGCCGGCAGCTGGCCGAGCTCAACACGCTTATGCTGGCCTCCCCAACGGGCCTGCCCGACGACTACTTTCACTGCCACGCGGGCCGCAAGCTACTGGCCGGCCTCGAAGTCAGCACCTACGACCGCACTCTGCTCTACAACTGGCTGTACGTGAAAGCGTCATTCTATGCAGAAGGGCCGGATGCCTTCTTCGCTAATGTGCTGACTTTTCTTGCCGACACCGTTGCCGCCCCGCGCTATGGGGTTTTCCAGGCCAACCTGCTAGCCCAGGCAGCCAGCCACATCCGGCAGCAAGCCACTGCCCAGCGCGAGGACCTGCTGAGTACCGTGGGAGCCGTGGCCGAACGCGCCCGCCTGCGGGCCGGCGGCCGGGCCGCGCGCATGGCCGCGTAGCCTGCCGCTGCCACCTTCTTAGCGTGTAACCCTCAAGCAATCAGTCACATGCCCAGCTCCTTGTCCACGTTCACCCGCCAACTGGCGGCTTTGCGGCAGCTACCCCAGCCCACGCTGGTAGAGGGCCCGAATATCCAAGCCATATTTACCACCTGGTTCGATAAGGAGCTCCGGGCAAAAATGGGCCCGGAAGCCTACCAACAGGCAACGGCGGTTCTGCAGCAGTACACCGCAGCCGTGCAGCTATGCCGCACCGATAAGCTGGCGGCCGCCCTTGCCCAACTGCAGCTGGCTGATGCCGAGCTGGCTGAATTACCAGCCGCCCCGCAAGCATTTGTTACCTTATTCCACCTCTCGGCGTGGGGCAACTACCAGTATAAAGTTGGCAATACCACGCAGGGAATTGCCTTATTGCACCAGGGCCTGCTACTAAGCGCCGAGCTGGAGCGGCAGGGCTACAAGCTCATTTACCGGCGAGTCGAGCAGCTGCTCAATATCGTGGCGCTCTATACGCAGCAACAGCACCATGCCCGCGCCCACAACCTGTTGCGCAACATCCTCACGTTTGCTCATACCGGCCAGGCCACTGGCCTGCTCATCGATGACTGGGATGGCGCGGCCTTGCAACAGGTGCGGGCCTACCAGGAACATACCCTCGACGAGGCATTTGCGAAACTCGCCAGCCAGAAC
This region includes:
- a CDS encoding peptidase domain-containing ABC transporter encodes the protein MMPLSFPHYRQHDVMDCGPTCLQIISKFYGKLFNIEKIRLSSQIGKTGVSLLGISRAAEKLGIKAMGGNMTFDKLTQHAQLPCIIHWRKNHFVVLYKIKRNKVYISDPASGLHTYSKEEFLQNWAYTSVHNQAAGIVMLLQPTPAFYQAEDDGPATRAGIGQLLRHVWQYQALLRQLLAGLVVGALIQLALPLLTKGLVDVGIKRHDLNFVYVILFGQLLITLGQTSVELIRGWILLHITARMNVAVLSEFLHKLLRLPLSFFDTKLTSDILQRIEDHNRIEALLTGSSLNTLFSMLTFSMFGVVLYFYSPLICGILLGGSALYFTWSHLFLSRRKLLDFKRFGIAAQNRAKVLQLINGVYEIKINDCGVQKVWEWESIQAKLFHFNVRSLALTQYQQVGATFINQAKNVLILFVAARLVMNQQMSLGDMMAVQFIVGQMNGPIAQLATFMQTYQDAKVSLERLGQVHMLDDEEDATKDYVPELPARRGLHLEQLSFVYPGAGNQPVLKNLSFSVPAGKTTAIVGASGSGKTTLLKLLLRICNPTTGQVLVDALPLERLSPQHWRQHCGIVMQDGFIFSDTIGNNIAINAEYRNQAALAHALHVANLDQYVNSLPLGLHTKIGEDGKGLSGGQRQRVLIARMVYKNPDYIFLDEATSALDAHNERVIMERLNAFFQGKTVVIVAHRLSTVKNADNIIVLHNGEVREQGSHEELVSNRGYYFELIKNQLELGN
- a CDS encoding tetratricopeptide repeat protein; translation: MSRTLQHFVDQLVALPRPPANARRELSLDTQALFSALLTNEFQAQYGAAGFAQADAVMRQFNEGVLLCRQDQLAAALAELQRGDEQLAALPAALIPYTSLFQLSGWGNYYYKAGEGERAVALLCQGLQLSIELEQQGHHALIYRRIEQLQNIATIYGKQQQYEAAIGLLTSTATFIHAGQATGLFVADWDAARLRQVQALQETTLFNVCRQLAELNTLMLASPTGLPDDYFHCHAGRKLLAGLEVSTYDRTLLYNWLYVKASFYAEGPDAFFANVLTFLADTVAAPRYGVFQANLLAQAASHIRQQATAQREDLLSTVGAVAERARLRAGGRAARMAA